In one Thermococcus sp. 2319x1 genomic region, the following are encoded:
- a CDS encoding pyridoxal phosphate-dependent aminotransferase, translated as MALSDRLEMVNPSEIRKLFDLAQGIEGIISLGIGEPDFDTPEHIKEYAKEALDKGLTHYSPNIGILELREAVAEKLKKHNGIEADPKTQIMITVGTNQQILMGLATFLKDNEEVLIPSPMFVSYAPAVILAGGKPVEVPTYEENEFRLTVDELEKYVTPKTRALIINTPNNPTGAVLTKKDLEEIADFAVEHDLMILSDEVYEYFVYDGVKNYSIASLDGMFERTITMNGFSKTFAMTGWRLGFLAAPEWVVEKMVRFQMYNATCPVTFIQYAAAKALRDERSWKAVEEMRREYERRRNLVWKRLNEMGLPTVKPKGAFYIFPRIKDTGLSSKEFSELMIKEAKVVVVPGSAFGQAGEGYVRISYATAYEKLEEAMDRMEKVLKEKKLV; from the coding sequence ATGGCGCTGAGCGATAGGCTTGAGATGGTGAACCCTTCTGAAATAAGAAAGCTTTTTGATCTTGCCCAAGGTATTGAGGGAATAATCTCACTCGGAATTGGAGAGCCGGACTTTGACACACCGGAACATATAAAGGAGTATGCAAAGGAAGCCCTTGACAAGGGACTAACACACTATAGCCCAAACATAGGGATTTTGGAGCTCAGGGAAGCAGTTGCAGAGAAGTTAAAAAAGCATAACGGAATTGAGGCAGATCCAAAAACCCAGATAATGATAACCGTCGGCACCAACCAGCAGATTTTAATGGGACTTGCAACCTTCTTGAAAGACAACGAGGAAGTTCTCATTCCCTCCCCAATGTTCGTTAGCTACGCCCCCGCAGTTATTCTGGCGGGAGGAAAGCCCGTTGAGGTTCCCACCTATGAGGAAAACGAGTTTCGCCTAACCGTCGATGAGCTCGAAAAATACGTGACTCCAAAAACAAGGGCATTGATAATAAACACCCCAAACAATCCCACGGGGGCAGTATTAACGAAGAAAGATCTTGAGGAGATTGCAGATTTTGCGGTTGAGCACGATCTGATGATCTTAAGCGATGAAGTTTATGAGTACTTCGTCTACGATGGGGTCAAAAACTACAGCATTGCCTCTCTGGACGGCATGTTTGAGAGGACAATAACCATGAACGGGTTCTCAAAGACCTTCGCAATGACCGGATGGCGTTTGGGGTTCCTAGCGGCTCCAGAATGGGTTGTGGAAAAAATGGTTCGATTCCAAATGTACAACGCAACATGTCCCGTGACATTTATTCAATACGCGGCTGCAAAAGCCTTGAGGGACGAGAGAAGCTGGAAAGCGGTAGAAGAGATGCGCAGGGAATATGAGAGGAGAAGAAACCTTGTTTGGAAGAGATTAAACGAGATGGGTCTGCCAACGGTTAAACCAAAGGGGGCGTTTTATATCTTCCCAAGGATTAAAGACACCGGTTTAAGCAGCAAGGAGTTCAGTGAGCTGATGATAAAGGAGGCAAAGGTGGTTGTAGTTCCCGGAAGCGCATTTGGACAGGCTGGAGAAGGCTATGTGAGGATAAGCTACGCCACAGCCTATGAGAAGCTTGAAGAAGCTATGGACAGAATGGAAAAAGTGCTGAAGGAAAAGAAGCTCGTTTAA
- a CDS encoding AIR synthase family protein yields the protein MLPGKVPPEVLEKIVFNLLGVEDERVIIKSGVGIDAAAIDFGDKALVASSDPITGAEKHIGFYAINVNANDVATFGAKPRWFLATILLPENANEALLKEIMEDMHKSAEKLGIAIVGGHTEVTIGLNRPIVIGTMLGEVEKGKLVKSNGAKAGDAIILTKGAGIEGTSIIASEKEEELRKVFGDELVERAKGFLEKISVVKEALIAAEIGVNAMHDPTEGGIANGFHEMADAAGLGFRVYYDKIPIAEETKKLCEYFNLDPLALISSGSLLIAAPKEKAEKIVNAIQKEGIEAAIVGEFLEDRNTKVLVKDGKEIPLKRPETDEIWKIF from the coding sequence ATGCTTCCGGGAAAAGTTCCTCCAGAAGTGCTTGAAAAAATTGTCTTTAACCTTCTTGGAGTTGAGGATGAGAGGGTTATAATAAAATCTGGTGTAGGCATTGATGCGGCTGCAATAGACTTTGGAGATAAAGCTCTCGTTGCATCAAGCGATCCCATAACCGGGGCAGAGAAGCACATAGGCTTTTACGCAATAAACGTTAACGCAAACGACGTTGCAACGTTTGGAGCCAAGCCGAGGTGGTTCTTAGCAACTATTCTGTTGCCGGAAAATGCTAATGAGGCTCTCCTTAAGGAGATAATGGAGGACATGCACAAAAGCGCCGAAAAACTTGGCATAGCCATAGTAGGGGGCCACACGGAAGTGACAATTGGACTAAACAGACCTATAGTCATCGGAACGATGCTCGGTGAAGTCGAGAAGGGAAAGTTGGTAAAATCAAACGGTGCAAAAGCTGGAGACGCCATAATATTGACCAAAGGTGCCGGAATTGAGGGAACTTCAATTATAGCGAGTGAAAAAGAAGAGGAGCTTAGGAAAGTATTTGGAGATGAGTTGGTGGAGAGGGCAAAGGGATTTCTTGAGAAAATCAGTGTGGTAAAAGAGGCATTAATTGCTGCAGAGATTGGGGTTAATGCCATGCACGATCCCACGGAGGGAGGGATAGCCAACGGATTCCACGAGATGGCAGACGCCGCTGGTTTAGGATTTAGGGTTTATTACGATAAGATACCCATAGCGGAAGAGACCAAAAAGCTGTGTGAGTACTTCAACTTAGACCCCCTTGCTCTGATAAGCTCAGGCTCTCTCCTAATCGCGGCGCCAAAAGAAAAAGCCGAAAAAATCGTGAATGCAATACAAAAAGAGGGCATTGAGGCGGCAATAGTTGGAGAGTTCCTGGAAGACAGGAACACAAAGGTTCTTGTGAAAGATGGGAAGGAGATCCCGCTAAAAAGGCCAGAAACGGACGAAATCTGGAAAATCTTTTAA
- a CDS encoding LSm family protein: MSEEKPLLLDKTLETWKGKRVALAVSGDHSFTGVLKDFDEEVIILENVADVVGNRGKALVVRIDDTNWIMLLE; the protein is encoded by the coding sequence ATGAGCGAAGAAAAACCCCTTTTGCTTGACAAAACCCTCGAAACGTGGAAAGGCAAACGTGTTGCCTTAGCGGTAAGCGGAGATCATTCCTTCACTGGGGTGCTAAAAGATTTTGACGAGGAAGTAATAATTTTGGAGAACGTTGCCGATGTTGTGGGTAACCGGGGGAAAGCCTTGGTGGTAAGGATAGACGACACAAACTGGATAATGCTCTTAGAGTGA
- the mobB gene encoding molybdopterin-guanine dinucleotide biosynthesis protein B, with translation MRAVAFVGFKKSGKTTTVERVAGELKKRGYRVGIAKSMHTNFDRKDSDTWKLKRAADYVIVRAQDTDALLFEAKDLNALLSTMPEVDFLLLEGFKDAKHLPKVICAKSEEEVKVLNDGLAIAVSGVISGEAKSIEGLEVINPLENPERLADLIEERAFMLPNINCGLCGFDCYEMAKLIVKGEKSTEDCVVLSSKPKVIVRVDGKELPMKDWVQELVEKTIKGMLSAMKGYREGRKIEIIIEG, from the coding sequence ATGAGGGCAGTTGCGTTTGTAGGGTTTAAAAAGAGCGGGAAGACAACCACGGTAGAAAGGGTCGCAGGAGAACTCAAGAAAAGAGGATACAGGGTGGGGATAGCAAAGAGCATGCACACGAACTTTGACAGAAAGGACAGTGACACTTGGAAATTAAAAAGAGCAGCAGATTATGTAATTGTAAGAGCCCAAGACACAGATGCCCTCCTTTTTGAGGCAAAGGACTTAAATGCCCTATTATCCACAATGCCAGAGGTTGATTTCCTCCTCCTTGAGGGCTTCAAAGATGCCAAGCATTTGCCCAAGGTAATATGTGCCAAAAGTGAAGAGGAAGTGAAAGTATTAAACGATGGGCTTGCTATAGCCGTTAGCGGTGTTATATCAGGCGAAGCCAAAAGCATTGAAGGGCTTGAGGTGATAAATCCCCTTGAGAATCCCGAAAGACTGGCAGATTTAATAGAGGAAAGAGCGTTTATGCTGCCGAACATTAACTGCGGATTGTGCGGGTTTGACTGTTACGAGATGGCAAAGCTCATAGTAAAGGGCGAAAAGAGCACAGAAGACTGCGTTGTCTTAAGTTCAAAACCAAAGGTCATCGTTAGGGTTGATGGGAAGGAGCTTCCAATGAAAGACTGGGTTCAGGAGCTTGTTGAAAAGACCATTAAAGGCATGCTTTCCGCCATGAAGGGCTACAGAGAAGGGAGGAAAATAGAGATTATAATCGAAGGCTAA
- a CDS encoding M67 family metallopeptidase — protein sequence MRSIFIKRAHLKEILTKARESKVEVCGFLIGTMKGEDAFVDYVVFAENRLNSPVGFEIDPLETLRVLEKAEEEGKEVIGIFHSHLNCSPYPSHRDLKGMDLWRNVWLIVNNTGEYRAFVLENGQIKEINVGVT from the coding sequence ATGAGGAGTATTTTTATAAAACGTGCACATTTGAAGGAAATTCTAACCAAGGCCAGAGAGAGCAAAGTTGAAGTATGCGGATTTTTGATAGGGACGATGAAAGGGGAAGATGCCTTTGTGGACTATGTTGTCTTTGCAGAGAATCGGCTAAATTCTCCAGTAGGCTTTGAAATAGACCCTTTGGAAACGCTCAGAGTTCTTGAAAAAGCTGAAGAGGAGGGGAAGGAAGTCATCGGAATATTTCACTCCCACCTTAACTGTTCCCCGTATCCCTCTCATAGGGATTTGAAAGGCATGGACTTGTGGAGAAACGTATGGTTGATAGTGAATAACACTGGAGAATATAGGGCATTTGTTCTCGAAAACGGCCAGATAAAAGAAATTAATGTTGGAGTAACTTAG
- a CDS encoding 2,3-bisphosphoglycerate-dependent phosphoglycerate mutase, which translates to MSKLILIRHGESLWNKLNLFTGWVDVPLSERGIEEALKAGELLRGWKIDVVFTSELVRAIQTAMLVMSKNTSGVPKIEHENGKMKDWGIVYGEYGKNYVPVYKSWHLNERYYGKLQGFNKDEAKKIYGEDKVLLWRRSYDIAPPGGESLKDTAERTIPYFKEKILPELEKGKNVLVSAHGNSLRSIVMHIEKLTKEQVLKLNIPTGVPLVYEYSKGKLERIGYLYEWGYDESLHIE; encoded by the coding sequence ATGAGCAAACTTATACTAATAAGACATGGCGAAAGTCTGTGGAATAAGCTAAACCTTTTTACAGGCTGGGTTGATGTGCCTTTGAGCGAAAGGGGAATTGAAGAAGCTTTAAAGGCTGGAGAACTTTTGAGAGGGTGGAAGATAGATGTGGTATTTACCTCAGAACTTGTCAGAGCAATCCAGACTGCAATGCTCGTTATGAGCAAAAACACCTCCGGCGTTCCGAAGATAGAGCACGAAAACGGAAAAATGAAAGACTGGGGAATCGTATATGGGGAATACGGGAAAAATTACGTCCCCGTTTATAAGTCGTGGCATCTCAACGAGCGCTATTACGGCAAACTGCAGGGTTTTAACAAGGATGAGGCAAAGAAAATCTACGGAGAAGATAAAGTTTTACTGTGGAGGAGAAGCTACGACATAGCACCGCCGGGAGGAGAAAGCCTTAAGGACACTGCCGAGAGAACAATTCCTTATTTTAAAGAAAAGATACTCCCCGAGCTTGAAAAGGGGAAAAACGTACTTGTCTCTGCCCATGGAAATAGCCTACGCTCAATAGTCATGCACATAGAAAAGCTAACTAAAGAGCAGGTTTTGAAGCTTAACATCCCCACAGGAGTGCCGCTTGTTTATGAGTACTCTAAAGGAAAACTTGAAAGGATAGGCTATCTCTATGAGTGGGGCTATGATGAAAGTTTGCACATAGAATAA